Proteins encoded within one genomic window of Synechococcus sp. PCC 7335:
- the leuD gene encoding 3-isopropylmalate dehydratase small subunit has product MGSSSQVKAIIGQALPLVGNDIDTDRIIPARFLRAVTFDGLGDQVFADDRQQLADHPFNQPQYQNAKILVVNRNFGCGSSREHAPQAIARWGIQALVGESFAEIFFGNCVAMGVPCVTASPDSISALQSAIVADPTVEVTLNLEKMSVIARTLSIPVEMSTGPRQMFLNGTWDACAQLVAQASAIDRTAKSLPYVRWASQ; this is encoded by the coding sequence ATGGGTAGTTCCTCCCAAGTTAAAGCAATCATTGGCCAGGCTCTGCCTTTGGTTGGCAACGATATTGATACCGACCGGATTATTCCAGCTAGATTCTTGCGGGCGGTCACATTTGATGGACTAGGCGATCAGGTTTTTGCAGACGATCGTCAGCAGCTAGCAGATCATCCGTTTAACCAGCCGCAGTACCAGAACGCAAAAATATTAGTGGTCAACCGTAACTTCGGCTGCGGCTCTTCGAGAGAACATGCGCCTCAGGCGATCGCTCGATGGGGAATTCAAGCTCTAGTAGGAGAAAGCTTTGCCGAAATCTTTTTCGGGAACTGTGTGGCGATGGGCGTTCCCTGTGTAACAGCGTCCCCTGACAGTATTAGCGCTTTGCAATCAGCTATAGTGGCAGACCCAACTGTAGAAGTTACGCTTAATTTAGAAAAGATGAGCGTCATTGCTAGAACGCTGTCTATCCCAGTTGAGATGAGTACAGGCCCTAGACAGATGTTCTTGAATGGCACTTGGGACGCCTGCGCACAGCTAGTGGCCCAGGCTAGTGCGATTGATCGCACTGCTAAGAGTCTTCCTTATGTAAGGTGGGCAAGCCAGTAA
- a CDS encoding TldD/PmbA family protein, whose product MTAAIFEQPLRLEQILSLSYTASPDKFDKTWEAPLSTLLGLGRAVGADFVEFFLERKNYISCLAEDDAITSISPSLVSGAGVRVFKGSSDCYVSTNDLSFEGLKAALEKGLAIMGLEMPDSAASVPEINLEPLRDYGLGRGKDNWLASCPSMQTMGEVLLEANAALAEKAEHVQARRAAYFRDCQEVLVASSDGTFARDVRLTQSVGFNLLCADGEHRSSIGERLGNTGDPSFLTAWDYNETAEKVAEAASNMLYADYVESGNYPVIMANHFGGVIFHEACGHLLETTQIEKETTPFMNKKGQKVAHESLTAWDEGLSTEAFGTIDMDDEGMPVQRTLLIENGILKNFISDRAGEMRTGHPRTGSGRRQGYTHAAASRMRNTYIAPGKHTVEELFASVDKGIYCKKMGGGSVGPTGQFNFAVDEAYLIENGKITKPLKGATLIGEATGIMNKISMCSNDISLAPGFCGSVSGSVYVTVGQPHIKVDDITVGGR is encoded by the coding sequence ATGACAGCCGCTATCTTTGAACAGCCTCTGCGCTTAGAGCAGATTCTTTCGCTCAGCTACACCGCTAGCCCGGATAAATTCGACAAGACTTGGGAAGCTCCTCTATCGACTTTGTTAGGCTTAGGTCGTGCTGTAGGAGCCGACTTTGTAGAATTCTTTTTGGAACGTAAGAACTACATTAGCTGCCTAGCTGAAGACGATGCGATTACCAGCATCTCACCTAGCTTGGTCTCTGGCGCAGGTGTTCGTGTGTTCAAAGGTAGCTCTGACTGTTATGTCAGTACGAACGATCTTTCTTTTGAAGGCTTGAAGGCGGCTTTGGAGAAAGGACTCGCCATCATGGGTCTAGAAATGCCTGATTCAGCGGCGAGCGTTCCAGAGATAAATCTGGAACCACTGCGTGATTATGGATTAGGCCGGGGGAAGGATAACTGGCTCGCTAGTTGCCCCTCCATGCAGACAATGGGCGAAGTGCTATTAGAAGCTAATGCTGCGCTAGCTGAGAAAGCTGAACATGTTCAGGCTCGGCGTGCTGCTTACTTCCGTGATTGCCAAGAGGTTTTGGTGGCCTCCAGTGACGGCACCTTTGCCCGCGATGTGCGGTTGACCCAGTCAGTTGGCTTCAATCTACTCTGCGCGGATGGTGAGCACCGTTCTTCTATTGGTGAGCGGTTGGGTAATACGGGCGATCCGAGTTTCCTTACAGCTTGGGACTACAACGAGACTGCCGAGAAAGTCGCCGAAGCCGCTAGTAACATGCTTTACGCCGACTACGTTGAGTCGGGCAACTATCCAGTGATTATGGCCAATCATTTTGGGGGTGTCATTTTTCATGAAGCTTGTGGCCATCTATTAGAAACGACTCAGATTGAGAAAGAGACTACCCCTTTTATGAACAAAAAAGGTCAGAAGGTAGCGCATGAGAGTCTAACTGCTTGGGATGAAGGTCTTTCGACTGAAGCGTTCGGCACTATTGATATGGACGACGAAGGTATGCCGGTTCAGCGGACTTTGCTGATCGAAAATGGCATTTTGAAAAACTTTATTTCGGATAGAGCTGGTGAGATGCGTACAGGGCATCCGCGTACGGGTAGCGGTAGGCGACAAGGATATACCCACGCGGCGGCTTCTCGAATGCGGAACACGTATATTGCACCCGGTAAGCACACCGTGGAAGAGCTATTTGCCTCGGTTGATAAAGGCATCTATTGCAAAAAGATGGGCGGCGGTAGCGTTGGCCCTACCGGACAGTTCAACTTTGCGGTGGATGAAGCCTATTTGATTGAAAATGGCAAGATCACAAAGCCTCTGAAGGGAGCAACGCTAATTGGCGAAGCCACTGGAATCATGAACAAAATTTCGATGTGCTCGAATGATATTAGTTTGGCACCAGGGTTTTGTGGCTCGGTGAGCGGCAGTGTGTATGTAACGGTTGGGCAGCCTCACATCAAAGTGGATGACATTACAGTGGGTGGGCGATAG
- the sds gene encoding solanesyl diphosphate synthase, with protein sequence MTSATSLFLPVEADLALLTDNLKNLVGARHKILYAAAEHLFGAGGKRIRPAIVLLLARATQPDQGITGRHRRLAEITEMIHTASLVHDDVVDESSTRRGVDTVHSRFGNKVAVLAGDFLFAQSSWYLANLDNLEVVKLLSRVIMDLAEGEIRQGLKHFDTTLTIDAYLEKSYYKTATLIANSAKAVGVLSEVSDHMAENLYQFGRSLGLAYQVVDDILDFTSSDDVLGKPAGSDLLSGNLTAPALYALEEVPYLKTLIERQFSEPEDFEQAIELVNNSQGIERSRVLAKTHVRHAVECLSNLPPSASRQALEDISEYVLRRLK encoded by the coding sequence ATGACCTCAGCCACCTCTCTTTTTCTGCCTGTAGAAGCCGACCTAGCACTACTAACTGACAACCTCAAAAATCTTGTGGGTGCTCGTCACAAGATCCTTTATGCAGCTGCCGAACACCTTTTTGGCGCAGGCGGCAAGCGTATTCGTCCAGCAATAGTCCTGCTGCTAGCAAGGGCCACTCAGCCGGATCAAGGGATTACGGGTCGTCACCGCCGCCTTGCTGAGATCACAGAGATGATCCATACAGCGAGTCTTGTTCATGACGACGTTGTAGATGAATCGTCGACTAGGCGGGGCGTAGACACCGTACACAGTCGCTTTGGGAATAAAGTGGCTGTACTTGCGGGTGATTTCCTATTTGCACAGTCCTCTTGGTATCTGGCTAATTTAGACAACTTGGAAGTTGTGAAACTGCTCTCTAGGGTGATCATGGATCTCGCTGAGGGTGAAATCCGCCAGGGTCTGAAGCATTTTGATACCACGTTGACAATAGATGCATATCTTGAGAAAAGCTATTACAAGACAGCGACCTTGATTGCTAACAGCGCTAAAGCGGTAGGCGTACTGAGTGAAGTCTCTGACCACATGGCTGAAAATCTGTATCAGTTTGGTCGTAGTTTGGGCCTGGCCTATCAAGTTGTAGATGATATTTTAGACTTCACTAGCTCTGATGATGTTCTAGGTAAGCCGGCCGGCTCTGACTTGCTTAGTGGCAATCTGACTGCGCCTGCGCTTTACGCTTTAGAGGAAGTACCCTATCTGAAGACGTTAATTGAGCGACAGTTTTCTGAACCAGAAGATTTTGAGCAGGCAATTGAGTTAGTCAACAATAGTCAGGGAATTGAACGCTCTAGAGTACTAGCAAAGACACATGTCCGTCATGCTGTTGAGTGTCTAAGTAACCTGCCGCCGTCAGCATCGCGTCAGGCGTTAGAAGACATTTCAGAATATGTTCTAAGAAGGCTGAAGTAG
- a CDS encoding NAD(P)H-quinone oxidoreductase subunit 4 has protein sequence MLGEQFPWLTFLVIFPLLAATPIPLLPDKNGETIRWYALGASLAEFGLILYVFASQYEMGVSGLQLVDTYPWITQFGLSWSLGVDGLSFPLVLLSGFVTTLAVIASWNIKLKPRLYYSMILLMFSAQLGVFLAQDMMLFFIMWELELVPVYLLISIWGGQRRQYAATKFIIYTATCSVFILVVALALAFFGGTFSFDLTELAAKNYPLPFQLICYLGLLVAFGAKLPIFPLHTWLPDAHSEAPAPISMILAGVLLKMAGYGLIRMNIEMLPDAHLYFAPVLAFLGVINIVYASLTAFAQDNLKRRMAYSSVAHMGFVLLGLAAFNSLGMSGAMLQMISHGLVAAVLFFLSGVAYERTHTLSMNKMGGMAKAMPITFALFTAGAMASLALPGMSGFIAEITVFLGMATSDAYNVFFKAAIVMLAAVGVVLSPIYLLSMLRSVFYGESSEVKLPIDKSWEIVPREMFVAISLLIPIVGIGLYPKIAIQTYSLKTTEVSSQIHGTLPDVPDVAPLSKVMSIPSEERRTSPSLTSPSL, from the coding sequence ATGCTCGGTGAACAGTTTCCGTGGCTGACGTTCCTAGTTATCTTTCCTCTCCTGGCAGCTACCCCGATTCCTCTGCTGCCGGATAAGAATGGTGAGACCATCCGATGGTATGCCCTAGGAGCCAGCTTGGCCGAATTCGGTTTGATTCTATATGTATTTGCATCCCAGTATGAAATGGGTGTATCTGGTCTTCAGCTCGTAGATACCTACCCTTGGATCACTCAGTTTGGGTTGAGCTGGTCTTTAGGCGTTGATGGACTTTCGTTTCCACTGGTGCTACTGAGCGGGTTCGTCACCACTCTAGCTGTGATTGCATCGTGGAATATCAAACTCAAGCCCCGTTTGTACTACTCGATGATACTGCTCATGTTTAGCGCCCAATTGGGTGTCTTTCTGGCGCAGGACATGATGCTATTTTTTATCATGTGGGAGCTAGAGCTGGTGCCTGTGTACCTACTAATCTCTATCTGGGGGGGACAGCGCAGGCAATACGCAGCTACCAAATTCATTATCTACACAGCGACTTGCTCTGTCTTTATTTTAGTCGTCGCACTAGCTTTGGCATTCTTTGGTGGCACCTTCAGCTTTGATCTAACTGAGCTTGCTGCTAAGAACTATCCACTACCGTTTCAACTGATTTGCTATTTGGGGCTGCTGGTTGCTTTTGGCGCCAAACTACCGATCTTCCCGCTGCATACTTGGCTACCCGATGCCCACAGCGAAGCACCTGCTCCCATTTCGATGATCCTAGCGGGCGTCTTATTAAAGATGGCAGGCTATGGTCTGATTCGGATGAACATCGAAATGCTACCCGATGCACATCTGTACTTTGCACCCGTGCTGGCGTTCTTAGGCGTTATCAACATTGTCTATGCCTCTTTGACTGCCTTTGCTCAAGACAACCTAAAGCGGCGGATGGCCTATTCTTCGGTGGCACATATGGGATTTGTGCTGCTGGGTTTAGCGGCCTTTAACTCTTTGGGAATGAGCGGTGCCATGCTTCAGATGATCTCTCACGGTCTGGTGGCTGCCGTGCTGTTCTTCTTATCAGGCGTAGCCTATGAGCGCACACATACGCTTTCTATGAACAAAATGGGCGGAATGGCCAAAGCGATGCCGATTACTTTTGCGCTCTTTACAGCCGGAGCAATGGCATCGTTAGCGTTACCTGGGATGAGTGGCTTTATCGCTGAAATTACTGTGTTTTTAGGTATGGCAACTAGCGACGCTTACAACGTATTTTTCAAGGCGGCAATTGTCATGCTGGCGGCTGTGGGGGTTGTTTTATCTCCTATTTACTTACTGTCAATGCTGCGTAGCGTTTTCTACGGCGAATCGAGTGAAGTGAAGCTGCCAATAGATAAATCTTGGGAGATTGTGCCGCGTGAGATGTTTGTGGCTATCAGCCTACTAATACCAATTGTGGGAATTGGTCTGTATCCAAAGATTGCAATCCAAACTTACAGTCTTAAAACCACAGAAGTATCTAGCCAAATTCACGGCACGCTACCGGATGTGCCAGATGTCGCACCGCTATCAAAGGTAATGAGCATTCCAAGCGAAGAACGAAGGACGTCGCCTTCTCTAACATCGCCTTCTCTGTAG
- the cobS gene encoding adenosylcobinamide-GDP ribazoletransferase: protein MFYTCLPIPQRWPLEFRWIALWVPWVGVVVGGLLAVIDWVLATLHFPITVSSALVIALAIALTGGLHLDGVMDTADGLAVPDSSRRLAVMSDSRMGAFGGMAAIALVLLKVLALSAITQHRAFVLIAVSVWGRWAQQWAIATYPYLKKEGKGAFHKRALPTSRSTLPNLLLIVLISLGLSSTGWIPMPLLIKTTVAGLILSGLTSHYFYKRLGGQTGDTYGAVVEWTEALLLCSLSAGS, encoded by the coding sequence ATGTTCTATACCTGTCTACCGATTCCGCAGCGCTGGCCCCTAGAGTTTCGGTGGATTGCTTTGTGGGTGCCCTGGGTAGGAGTGGTTGTTGGTGGACTACTGGCCGTAATAGATTGGGTATTAGCGACCCTGCACTTTCCGATCACTGTCTCTAGCGCACTCGTTATTGCTTTGGCCATCGCCTTAACAGGCGGGCTACATTTAGACGGGGTGATGGATACCGCCGACGGCTTGGCTGTGCCCGATTCCAGTCGGCGTCTAGCAGTCATGTCGGATAGTCGGATGGGAGCGTTTGGTGGAATGGCTGCGATCGCACTCGTTCTTCTCAAGGTTCTGGCACTATCTGCGATCACTCAGCATCGAGCTTTCGTATTAATTGCGGTATCGGTTTGGGGGCGTTGGGCGCAACAGTGGGCGATCGCCACTTATCCCTACCTCAAAAAAGAAGGCAAGGGTGCTTTTCACAAGCGTGCATTACCCACCTCGCGATCCACCTTACCCAACCTGCTGTTAATCGTCTTAATAAGCTTGGGACTATCGTCAACAGGATGGATACCCATGCCACTACTGATCAAAACGACAGTAGCCGGGTTGATACTTTCAGGACTAACTAGCCACTACTTTTACAAGCGTTTAGGTGGACAGACCGGTGATACCTATGGCGCAGTTGTAGAGTGGACCGAAGCGCTGCTGTTGTGTAGTTTATCGGCAGGATCATAG
- a CDS encoding TldD/PmbA family protein codes for MTKVQTISQQAEAIAQKLSIAKYDIYGSAVDETSVQVDKGKPKQVKASNRSSVIVRVWNEDNQIGVTSTTDVDETGLEMALKTAYEASSFGVKENAPDFSPQAKEPTAEVDFTKSTPAPVPELIDTLVEAEKGVLESHDAITSVPYNGIAQREIERFYLNSEGAQRSEERTYASVYLYGKTEQEGRKPRAAGAMRVKNGLAQLDVSSCVEEASEKTISHLDYEKITSGKYPVVFSAEAFLSLLGAFSNMYNAQNILDNRSLSTADSIGTQVASPLLSVYDDELHPENVSAETFDGEGTPTRRLALIEKGILKNFIHSAGTAKRMNAEPTGHASIGAKVSIGLNYIEVLPGETADDNYQLDKADGVVLIDDLQALHAGVNALQGSFSLPFDGWLIKDGKRISVESATVAGDFRQVLKSIAHIEPKVETTPGGICPRVWVSELSITGEA; via the coding sequence ATGACAAAGGTTCAAACAATTTCGCAGCAGGCTGAGGCGATCGCACAAAAGCTCAGTATTGCTAAGTACGACATCTACGGCTCTGCTGTAGACGAAACTAGCGTCCAAGTAGATAAAGGCAAGCCTAAGCAGGTTAAGGCATCCAACCGCTCTAGCGTGATCGTTCGCGTCTGGAATGAGGACAACCAGATCGGGGTTACTTCAACGACTGATGTTGACGAAACGGGTCTAGAGATGGCGCTTAAAACTGCTTACGAAGCTAGTTCGTTTGGCGTCAAAGAAAATGCACCTGATTTTAGCCCGCAAGCAAAAGAGCCAACTGCCGAGGTTGATTTTACTAAGTCCACGCCAGCGCCTGTGCCTGAGTTGATCGATACCCTAGTAGAAGCAGAGAAAGGGGTTTTGGAATCGCATGATGCCATTACATCTGTTCCCTACAATGGCATCGCCCAAAGAGAGATCGAACGGTTCTATCTAAACAGTGAAGGAGCACAGCGCAGCGAAGAGCGGACTTATGCATCCGTTTATCTCTATGGAAAAACAGAACAAGAAGGTCGTAAGCCTCGTGCGGCAGGGGCAATGCGAGTCAAGAATGGACTTGCTCAGCTAGATGTTAGTAGCTGCGTAGAAGAGGCGTCTGAAAAAACAATTAGTCATCTAGACTACGAGAAAATAACCTCTGGCAAGTATCCAGTTGTTTTTTCGGCAGAGGCTTTCTTGAGCCTGCTGGGCGCTTTCTCCAATATGTACAACGCTCAAAACATTTTGGATAATCGCTCGCTGTCTACTGCCGACTCGATTGGTACTCAGGTAGCTAGTCCACTGCTTTCTGTGTATGACGACGAGCTACACCCAGAAAACGTCTCGGCTGAGACCTTTGATGGTGAAGGCACACCCACCCGCCGTTTAGCACTAATTGAGAAAGGCATTCTTAAAAACTTTATCCACAGTGCAGGCACAGCCAAGCGAATGAACGCAGAGCCAACGGGTCATGCCAGCATTGGTGCAAAGGTGAGTATCGGTCTGAATTATATAGAGGTGCTGCCGGGCGAGACTGCAGACGACAACTATCAGCTTGATAAAGCAGATGGCGTGGTTTTGATTGATGATTTGCAGGCGCTGCACGCAGGTGTCAATGCATTGCAAGGATCTTTTTCCCTGCCATTTGATGGCTGGCTAATCAAAGACGGCAAGCGCATCAGCGTTGAGTCAGCGACGGTTGCCGGCGATTTTCGTCAGGTGCTAAAGAGCATTGCTCATATAGAACCTAAAGTGGAAACTACGCCAGGCGGTATCTGCCCTCGGGTTTGGGTCAGTGAGCTATCGATCACTGGCGAAGCTTAA
- a CDS encoding CYTH domain-containing protein translates to MAKETERKFLVISDSWRANAVGRLYSQGYIATAVEGQSVRVRIVGELGYLTIKGPAEGLSRAEFEYPIPLADAREMLDTLCVQPLIEKVRYRLPFGAHVWEIDEFKGENAGLIIAEVELMSESQTVDIPDWIGAEVSGQTKYYNASLVKHPYSKWQKSGEIKSEEIGTQS, encoded by the coding sequence ATGGCAAAGGAAACGGAACGAAAGTTTCTTGTTATCTCCGATAGCTGGCGAGCCAATGCAGTCGGCCGACTCTACTCCCAAGGGTACATTGCGACTGCTGTTGAAGGTCAAAGCGTTCGCGTTCGAATTGTAGGCGAATTGGGCTATCTGACCATCAAAGGCCCGGCGGAAGGCTTGAGCAGAGCTGAATTTGAATACCCAATTCCACTTGCTGATGCTAGAGAAATGTTGGATACGCTCTGCGTACAGCCTCTGATTGAAAAAGTTCGGTATAGATTACCCTTTGGGGCGCATGTCTGGGAAATAGATGAGTTCAAAGGGGAGAACGCAGGGCTGATCATTGCTGAAGTAGAACTTATGTCCGAGTCTCAAACGGTTGATATCCCAGACTGGATCGGCGCAGAAGTCTCAGGCCAAACAAAGTACTACAACGCTAGCCTAGTGAAGCATCCTTACTCAAAGTGGCAAAAGAGCGGAGAGATAAAGAGCGAAGAAATAGGGACACAAAGTTAG
- a CDS encoding FG-GAP-like repeat-containing protein gives MCNYCDAYSTLVSADPSQTSLQTEAAQLLQPALEMMLGADSQAIAPAAETAPANEAALTQMLSLVVEELQTRLTSFANSEAETLENMRLAFGDSFSAEAATTLLAAWQAGDFEVLPTIEFLSATELGSANGAYAAQTGTIYLSAEAFELYQNDIARLSAIVAEELGHHIDTVLNGTVDSQGDEGAIFSALVQGEALSAEQLQSLQQEADQVTIVLSDNSSESADEESASNEPGRRTIEVEQNQTSQISFEDVTDTAGDFISARSYGAGAWGDFNGDGRPDLWVNNHFGSGRNLFVNNGDGTFTDIVNQVEAGTSDVFIASEIAGDFHGVAWADFDNDGDQDLLQLVGGEGNTSVLGEENLPPRSEPNRLYVNNNGVLRDQARALGIAYDSAKAQTPAWLDYDNDGRLDLFHGSTQRADGLNPTTVFRQNAAGRFDDVGDTVLPTELVNKTVRFGGLGYLSDSDLYDLVLPGAIADLFDVTTTPFTNIVDETIGGSNRLKGARDFAFADFNNDGLIDAYLARAQADRLFYNTADGGLVGVSDSAGIDVVDTSQAGGVVAADFDNDMDVDIYVVRESANGSNLPNILFDNQGDGTFVAVANQGGAVSATTGVGDNATVADYDGDGFIDLFVTNGAKTALRGPQQLFRNRGNENNWLQIDLAGAVSLTDSEGNVRVGTNRDGIGAQVYVTAGGVTQRRDQNGGVHKHSQDFQRLHFGLAQNEQVERIEVRWPSGVVQQLENVSVNQVITITEQITPVTPPVTPPPVTPPPDGTPVMPPVTPPPVTPPPDGTPVTPPVTPPPDSTPESPFTAVSGGQSLELTELGNNTVTFGFDDINVARTGLITVFKVSGGARTQIGSFSLLQNGEPSGFSPRFTLSKDDLDEGNVLEFEIVEDGSARRAIATPTDTGASLDFGDGTVLSVSPVEEDTVDYVSGDGESLDFSGTGGADIRFTVYREAQFDSTVGLYQVDSLNGDITVGNQTFSVGDAGYAEAALNRAVPSANLSTSDGGSDVFTVSNLDGFYGTFISVDDGDETNTYFSYESVNAGSADHVKYIGNNALGFEDLPGLGDADFDDIVVTFDTV, from the coding sequence ATGTGCAATTACTGCGACGCCTACTCAACTCTTGTTAGCGCAGACCCCTCCCAAACTAGCCTACAAACTGAGGCTGCTCAGCTACTACAGCCGGCTTTGGAGATGATGCTCGGCGCCGACAGTCAGGCGATCGCACCCGCCGCTGAGACGGCACCAGCAAACGAAGCAGCACTCACCCAAATGCTGTCGCTAGTCGTCGAGGAACTGCAGACCCGGCTTACTAGTTTTGCCAATAGCGAAGCCGAGACGCTAGAGAACATGAGACTCGCCTTCGGGGATAGCTTCAGCGCTGAAGCCGCAACCACTCTACTAGCGGCATGGCAAGCGGGAGACTTCGAGGTACTACCCACTATCGAGTTCCTTTCCGCCACAGAGCTCGGCAGTGCGAACGGCGCCTACGCAGCACAAACAGGGACCATCTATCTATCGGCCGAAGCGTTCGAGCTCTACCAGAACGATATTGCTAGGCTGAGCGCTATTGTCGCCGAAGAGCTAGGCCATCATATCGATACGGTTTTGAACGGCACCGTCGATAGTCAGGGGGACGAAGGGGCAATCTTCTCTGCGCTAGTTCAGGGGGAAGCCCTATCGGCGGAGCAGTTGCAGAGTCTGCAGCAAGAAGCAGACCAGGTCACCATCGTACTAAGCGATAACAGTAGCGAAAGTGCAGATGAGGAAAGTGCAAGTAACGAGCCTGGTAGACGCACTATCGAAGTTGAGCAGAACCAGACGAGTCAGATTAGCTTCGAAGATGTGACCGATACAGCCGGGGACTTCATCTCTGCCCGTAGCTATGGCGCGGGTGCATGGGGCGACTTCAACGGCGATGGCCGACCTGACCTATGGGTGAACAACCACTTCGGTAGTGGCCGCAACCTGTTCGTCAACAACGGCGATGGCACCTTCACCGACATCGTTAACCAGGTCGAAGCCGGCACTTCCGATGTCTTTATCGCTAGCGAGATTGCGGGCGACTTCCATGGCGTTGCTTGGGCCGACTTCGACAACGACGGCGACCAGGACCTACTGCAGTTGGTTGGCGGCGAAGGGAATACTAGCGTACTAGGCGAAGAGAACCTACCGCCGAGAAGTGAACCCAACCGTTTGTACGTCAACAACAACGGCGTACTGCGAGACCAGGCCCGGGCGCTAGGCATTGCCTACGACAGCGCCAAAGCGCAAACGCCTGCCTGGCTGGACTACGACAACGACGGCAGACTCGACCTGTTCCATGGCTCTACGCAGCGCGCCGATGGCCTCAACCCCACAACCGTCTTCCGTCAGAACGCAGCCGGCCGGTTCGATGATGTCGGCGATACGGTTCTGCCCACCGAACTGGTCAACAAGACCGTTCGCTTCGGTGGTTTGGGCTACCTATCGGATAGTGACCTCTACGACCTAGTGCTACCGGGTGCGATTGCGGACCTGTTCGATGTCACGACGACACCGTTCACGAACATCGTCGATGAGACTATCGGCGGTTCGAACCGGCTCAAAGGTGCTAGGGATTTCGCCTTCGCCGACTTCAACAACGACGGGTTGATAGATGCCTACCTAGCGAGAGCGCAGGCAGACCGACTGTTCTACAACACCGCTGACGGTGGTCTAGTTGGCGTTAGCGATAGTGCCGGCATCGATGTGGTCGATACGAGTCAAGCTGGCGGTGTAGTGGCGGCCGACTTCGACAACGATATGGATGTCGACATCTATGTAGTACGAGAAAGCGCGAACGGTAGCAACCTACCGAACATCCTGTTCGACAATCAGGGGGATGGAACGTTTGTTGCTGTTGCCAACCAGGGCGGTGCGGTATCGGCAACGACAGGAGTCGGTGACAACGCGACGGTAGCGGACTACGACGGGGATGGCTTCATCGACCTGTTCGTGACTAACGGTGCAAAGACAGCGCTTCGCGGACCGCAGCAGCTGTTCCGCAACCGGGGGAACGAGAACAACTGGCTACAGATAGACCTGGCTGGGGCAGTGAGTCTAACCGATAGTGAGGGGAACGTTCGGGTCGGGACAAACCGGGATGGGATTGGTGCGCAGGTGTATGTAACGGCGGGGGGAGTGACGCAGCGGCGCGACCAGAACGGCGGGGTGCATAAGCATTCGCAAGACTTTCAGCGGCTGCACTTTGGACTAGCGCAGAACGAGCAGGTAGAGCGGATAGAGGTACGTTGGCCAAGCGGTGTTGTTCAACAATTAGAGAACGTCAGCGTCAACCAAGTCATCACTATCACTGAACAAATTACTCCGGTAACGCCACCGGTAACGCCTCCTCCAGTAACACCTCCCCCTGATGGCACTCCGGTAATGCCACCGGTAACGCCTCCTCCAGTAACACCTCCCCCTGATGGCACTCCGGTAACGCCACCGGTAACGCCTCCCCCTGACAGCACTCCTGAAAGTCCTTTCACAGCCGTATCAGGTGGTCAGTCATTAGAGCTCACAGAGTTAGGCAACAACACCGTGACGTTTGGATTTGATGATATAAACGTTGCTCGAACTGGTCTGATTACTGTTTTCAAAGTGAGCGGAGGGGCACGCACTCAAATTGGGAGCTTTTCCTTGCTTCAAAATGGAGAACCTAGTGGATTTTCGCCTCGTTTCACGCTCTCTAAGGACGACCTTGATGAGGGTAATGTCTTGGAGTTTGAGATTGTGGAGGATGGGAGTGCTCGTCGGGCGATCGCAACACCCACAGATACAGGTGCTTCTCTAGACTTTGGAGACGGTACTGTACTGTCAGTGTCACCTGTTGAAGAAGACACCGTCGACTATGTATCGGGTGATGGGGAATCGCTAGATTTCTCTGGAACGGGAGGTGCCGATATTCGCTTTACAGTCTATAGAGAAGCCCAATTTGATAGTACGGTAGGGCTTTATCAAGTAGATAGTCTCAACGGAGATATTACAGTCGGGAACCAGACCTTCAGTGTGGGGGATGCCGGTTATGCTGAAGCAGCCCTTAACCGCGCCGTGCCTAGTGCCAATCTTAGTACTAGCGATGGCGGCTCCGATGTCTTTACCGTTAGTAACCTAGATGGTTTCTACGGTACGTTCATTAGTGTTGATGATGGAGATGAAACGAATACCTACTTCTCCTATGAATCAGTGAATGCTGGAAGCGCTGACCACGTAAAGTACATCGGCAACAATGCGCTCGGCTTCGAAGATTTACCTGGCCTAGGAGATGCTGATTTTGACGATATTGTTGTCACCTTCGATACTGTCTAA